From Pseudofrankia saprophytica, a single genomic window includes:
- a CDS encoding crotonase/enoyl-CoA hydratase family protein has translation MPDEVLVEAADGVMTITLNRPAAKNAITRALSEGVDAGLRAFEARADLTVAILTGAGGTFCSGMDLRAFVRGENPMLDHGLAGLTHRPPRKPVIAAVEGYAVAGGFEIVLACDLIVAADDARFGLPEPKRGLVAGSGGLYRLPRRIPYHAAMELSLTGGFLAAPDAHRYGLVNRLTEPGGALAAARRLAAEIAANAPLAVWSTKQIIVESADWTEEDWSVKQAPIFDPVVRSKDAIEGSLAFAEKRPPVWRGE, from the coding sequence GTGCCCGACGAGGTGCTGGTCGAGGCGGCCGACGGGGTCATGACGATCACCCTCAACCGGCCCGCGGCCAAGAACGCGATCACTCGGGCGCTGAGCGAGGGTGTGGATGCGGGGCTGCGCGCGTTCGAGGCGCGCGCTGACCTGACTGTGGCGATCCTCACCGGTGCCGGCGGCACCTTCTGCTCCGGCATGGACCTCAGGGCGTTCGTCCGCGGCGAGAACCCGATGCTGGACCATGGCCTCGCCGGCCTCACCCACCGGCCGCCGCGCAAGCCGGTCATCGCGGCCGTCGAGGGGTACGCGGTCGCGGGCGGGTTCGAGATCGTGCTCGCCTGCGACCTCATCGTCGCGGCCGACGACGCTCGGTTCGGTCTGCCGGAGCCGAAACGCGGCCTGGTCGCGGGTAGCGGCGGCCTCTACCGGCTGCCACGGCGGATCCCGTACCACGCCGCCATGGAACTCTCGCTCACCGGCGGCTTCCTTGCGGCGCCGGACGCGCATCGCTACGGCCTGGTCAACCGGCTCACCGAGCCTGGCGGGGCGTTGGCCGCAGCCAGGCGGCTCGCCGCCGAGATCGCCGCGAACGCGCCGCTGGCGGTCTGGTCCACCAAGCAGATCATCGTCGAGTCGGCGGACTGGACGGAGGAGGACTGGTCGGTGAAGCAGGCGCCGATCTTCGACCCGGTCGTGCGGTCGAAGGACGCGATCGAGGGCTCGCTCGCCTTCGCCGAGAAGCGCCCGCCCGTCTGGCGCGGCGAATGA
- a CDS encoding acyl-CoA thioesterase domain-containing protein has product MTTTEPAASQPPPLTEQPAPPNGQPAPADLGADEGPPWAYFRRLDDGRYLPGLFASGVWGARTISGRILGGLIGHVLEQEQAEPGYRLARLTVDMFRSIPSAPLAATTSLVRAGGRIRVADVHVSHDGVPVTRATAVFLRPSSNPAGEIWHADRGDWPAPALGSPNPQLQAGSRADVRPMVPGTTLTAALGPTANVQRGGVWIRELREVVEGTELTPLIRAVLAGDMTSPTTHRGTAGIQYINTDFTLTLVREPVGEFFGVLAEDQYAVDGVSFGQATVHDAAGLLGTCATTTLANPGKANPARLPDNQRPR; this is encoded by the coding sequence ATGACGACGACCGAGCCGGCCGCGAGCCAGCCGCCGCCCCTCACCGAACAGCCGGCGCCCCCCAACGGCCAGCCGGCGCCCGCGGACCTCGGCGCGGACGAGGGACCCCCGTGGGCCTACTTCCGCCGCCTCGACGACGGCCGCTACCTGCCCGGCCTGTTCGCCAGCGGCGTCTGGGGGGCGAGGACCATCAGCGGCCGCATCCTCGGCGGCCTGATCGGGCACGTCCTGGAACAGGAGCAGGCCGAACCCGGCTACCGGCTCGCTCGGCTCACCGTCGACATGTTCCGATCGATCCCCTCCGCGCCGCTCGCGGCGACCACCTCGCTGGTCCGGGCAGGTGGGCGGATCCGGGTCGCCGATGTGCACGTCAGCCACGACGGCGTGCCCGTCACCCGCGCGACGGCGGTGTTCCTGCGCCCGTCGAGCAACCCGGCCGGCGAGATCTGGCACGCCGACCGGGGCGACTGGCCCGCGCCGGCGCTGGGCTCCCCCAACCCGCAGCTGCAGGCGGGCTCGCGCGCCGACGTCCGGCCGATGGTGCCCGGCACCACGCTCACCGCCGCGCTCGGCCCGACCGCGAACGTCCAGCGAGGCGGGGTGTGGATCCGCGAGCTGCGCGAGGTCGTCGAGGGCACGGAGCTGACGCCGCTGATACGGGCGGTGCTGGCCGGCGACATGACCAGCCCGACGACCCATCGTGGCACCGCCGGCATCCAGTACATCAACACCGACTTCACGCTGACGCTGGTCCGCGAGCCGGTGGGTGAGTTCTTCGGCGTCCTCGCCGAGGACCAGTACGCCGTCGATGGCGTCTCCTTCGGCCAGGCGACCGTCCACGACGCCGCCGGCCTGCTCGGCACCTGTGCCACGACCACGCTCGCGAACCCCGGCAAGGCCAACCCGGCGCGTCTCCCGGACAACCAGCGACCACGCTGA
- a CDS encoding carboxyl transferase domain-containing protein, which produces MLATTNLGSHPLGPAAGAVLTSRVDAGSAEGRANAARHAGLVAELRAKLAGARSGPEAAVRRHVDRGKLLPRDRVDGLLDRGSPFLELSPLAADGMYDGDAPGAGIITGIGRVSGRECVIVANDATVKGGTYYPMTVKKHLRAQEVALHNRLPCVYLVDSGGAFLPLQDDVFPDREHFGRIFFNQATMSRQDIPQIAAVLGSCTAGGAYVPAMSDEAVIVRDQGTIFLGGPPLVKAATGEVVSAEELGGGLLHSRMSGVTDHLAEDDADALRIVRQIVGALGPRAPRPWDVAPTEPPAVDPSTLYAAVPTDAKVPYDVREVIARVVDGSRFAEFKREYGSTLVCGTARIHGHPVGIIANNGVLFSESALKGAHFVELCDARSIPLLFLQNITGFMVGREYEAGGIAKHGAKMVTAVACARVPKFTVVIGGSFGAGNYSMCGRAYSPRFLWMWPNARISVMGGDQAAAVLATIRRDQLEARGQDWSHDAEETFRQPIRDQYEAQGSPYHSTARLWDDGVIDPADTRTVLGLALSVAANAPIDDRGYGVFRM; this is translated from the coding sequence ATGTTAGCGACCACTAACCTCGGGTCCCACCCGCTCGGGCCGGCGGCGGGGGCGGTGCTGACCAGCAGGGTCGACGCGGGGTCGGCGGAGGGCAGGGCGAACGCGGCCCGGCACGCGGGGCTCGTCGCCGAGCTGCGCGCGAAACTCGCCGGCGCGCGCAGCGGCCCCGAGGCCGCCGTGCGCCGGCACGTCGACCGGGGCAAGCTGCTGCCGCGCGACCGGGTCGACGGGTTGCTCGACCGCGGCAGCCCCTTCCTGGAGCTCTCGCCGCTCGCCGCCGACGGGATGTACGACGGCGACGCGCCGGGCGCGGGCATCATCACCGGGATCGGCCGGGTCTCCGGCCGCGAATGCGTCATCGTCGCCAACGACGCCACCGTCAAGGGCGGCACGTACTACCCGATGACGGTGAAGAAGCACCTCCGGGCCCAGGAGGTGGCCCTGCACAACCGGCTGCCCTGCGTCTACCTGGTCGACTCGGGTGGCGCGTTCCTGCCGCTGCAGGACGACGTCTTCCCCGACCGGGAGCATTTCGGCCGGATCTTCTTCAACCAGGCGACGATGTCCCGCCAGGACATCCCGCAGATCGCGGCGGTGCTCGGCTCGTGCACCGCCGGCGGCGCGTACGTGCCGGCGATGAGCGACGAGGCGGTGATCGTGCGCGACCAGGGCACGATCTTCCTCGGCGGCCCGCCGCTGGTGAAGGCGGCCACCGGCGAGGTCGTCTCCGCGGAGGAGCTCGGCGGCGGCCTGCTGCACTCGCGTATGTCCGGCGTCACCGACCATCTCGCCGAGGACGACGCGGACGCGCTGCGGATCGTCCGCCAGATCGTCGGCGCGCTCGGCCCGCGCGCGCCGCGCCCTTGGGATGTGGCTCCGACCGAGCCGCCGGCCGTCGACCCCTCGACGCTGTACGCCGCCGTCCCGACCGACGCGAAGGTCCCGTACGACGTCCGCGAGGTGATCGCGCGGGTCGTCGACGGCAGCCGGTTCGCCGAGTTCAAGCGGGAGTACGGCTCGACGCTGGTGTGCGGCACGGCGAGGATCCACGGGCATCCCGTCGGGATCATCGCGAACAACGGAGTGCTGTTCTCCGAATCCGCTCTGAAGGGCGCGCATTTCGTCGAGCTTTGCGACGCCCGCTCGATCCCGTTGTTGTTCCTGCAGAACATCACCGGGTTCATGGTGGGCCGCGAGTACGAGGCCGGCGGCATCGCCAAGCATGGCGCGAAGATGGTGACGGCCGTGGCCTGCGCCCGGGTGCCGAAGTTCACCGTCGTCATCGGCGGTTCCTTCGGCGCAGGCAACTACTCGATGTGCGGCCGGGCATACTCGCCGCGCTTTCTGTGGATGTGGCCGAACGCGCGGATCTCGGTGATGGGTGGCGACCAGGCGGCGGCGGTGCTCGCCACCATCCGTCGCGACCAGCTCGAGGCCAGGGGACAGGACTGGAGCCACGATGCCGAGGAGACGTTCCGCCAGCCGATCCGGGACCAGTACGAGGCGCAGGGCAGCCCTTACCACTCGACGGCGCGGCTCTGGGACGACGGCGTGATCGACCCGGCCGACACCCGCACCGTCCTGGGGCTGGCGTTGTCCGTCGCGGCGAACGCCCCGATCGACGATCGCGGCTACGGCGTCTTCCGCATGTGA
- a CDS encoding MBL fold metallo-hydrolase — MTSLTQPPSVDLPPVERLRPGLWSIPVPLPSVGLRHVFVYLFETDAGAYIVDAGWDTEEAFDALSAGLAVAGYRIGDVRGVMATHMHHDHYGLAKRIRDESGAWVALHPADVEMLKRFAGDTSELRAGMARLLVRAGVSADEIATMTRALPPAGAFPAPALPDVLIEDGDRPDVPGWDLRAIWTPGHSPGHLCFWEPANQLLLSGDHVLPRITPNIPFSPVEGDDPLGDYLASLDKVGAYPAQEALPAHEYRIANLPARLAELRAHHDQRFGEIITAIRDGATTAWAICQRMTWSRPWHDVEGFMKRAALAEGFAHLRALEHRGVVRELDGDPPTWELTAG; from the coding sequence ATGACGTCGCTGACGCAGCCGCCGAGCGTGGATCTGCCGCCCGTGGAACGGCTGCGGCCCGGGCTGTGGAGCATCCCCGTCCCGTTGCCGTCCGTCGGCCTGCGCCATGTCTTCGTCTACCTGTTCGAGACCGACGCGGGTGCGTACATCGTCGACGCCGGCTGGGACACCGAGGAGGCGTTCGACGCCCTGTCCGCGGGACTGGCCGTCGCCGGCTACCGCATCGGTGATGTCCGTGGCGTCATGGCGACCCACATGCACCACGACCACTACGGCCTCGCCAAGCGGATCCGCGACGAGTCGGGTGCCTGGGTGGCGTTGCACCCGGCCGACGTCGAGATGCTCAAGCGGTTCGCGGGAGACACCTCCGAGCTGCGCGCCGGCATGGCCAGGCTGCTGGTGCGCGCGGGCGTGTCGGCGGACGAGATCGCCACGATGACGCGGGCGCTGCCGCCGGCGGGCGCGTTTCCCGCGCCCGCGCTGCCGGACGTCCTGATCGAGGACGGCGACCGCCCGGACGTCCCCGGCTGGGACCTGCGGGCCATCTGGACGCCCGGCCACTCGCCCGGCCACCTGTGCTTCTGGGAGCCGGCGAACCAGCTGCTGCTGTCCGGCGACCACGTGCTGCCGCGCATCACGCCCAACATCCCGTTCTCGCCGGTGGAGGGTGACGACCCGCTCGGCGACTACCTGGCCTCGCTCGACAAGGTCGGCGCCTACCCGGCCCAGGAGGCACTGCCGGCGCACGAGTACCGGATCGCGAATCTGCCCGCCCGCCTCGCCGAGCTGCGCGCGCATCACGACCAGCGCTTCGGCGAGATCATCACCGCGATTCGCGACGGCGCCACCACCGCCTGGGCGATCTGCCAGCGGATGACCTGGTCACGCCCCTGGCACGACGTCGAGGGTTTCATGAAGCGCGCCGCGCTCGCCGAGGGCTTCGCGCACCTGCGTGCCCTGGAGCACCGAGGCGTCGTCCGCGAGCTCGACGGCGACCCCCCGACCTGGGAGCTCACCGCCGGCTGA
- a CDS encoding biotin carboxylase N-terminal domain-containing protein, with the protein MFDTVLVANRGEIAVRVIRTLRQLGIRSVAVYSDADAGARHVREADAAVRIGPAPARESYLNPAAVLAAAWATGARAIHPGYGFLSENAAFAAACADTGIVFVGPPVRAVEVMGDKIAAKRAMIEAGVPVVPGRAEPGMDEAALAAAAEEIGFPVLIKPSAGGGGKGMRVVRSADELGDAIASARREAANAFGDDTLFLERYVDRPRHIEVQVLADAHGNVIHLGERECSLQRRHQKIIEEAPSALLGAHPEGAATRKRIGAAAVTAAAAVGYVGAGTVEFIVAGDEPETFYFLEMNTRLQVEHPVTELVTGVDLVAEQLRVAAGEPLRLRQADVILTGHAVEARVYAEDASRGFLPTGGEILALAEPAGEGVRVDSGIALGSTVGSDYDPMLAKVIAWAPDRAGALRRLDTALAGTVLLGVTTNIGFLRTLLTHPDVRAGALDTGLVERHLAGLTTTRHAAAGAGGMAGGSAGATDGACGGVGVGGPPADVLAVYALAQLSRLGPAGPVVDPWDIPSGWRVGDDAWLSWTIDAGGGARHRVDVRGTPAAASVRIDRRAPIAVSVAVAGPDLAAKAERLLVTLDGVTTNWYVTDGPTTPGATSGVLWVGTGGAAWPLAEWVREPGAAAAAAGDGQARSPMPGTVIAVDVAAGDTVTAGQRLAVVEAMKMEHAVTAPVTGLVKDVLVDVGARVDLDALLAVVEPDTAEPDTAEPDTAELTSKERHDA; encoded by the coding sequence ATGTTCGACACGGTGCTGGTGGCGAACCGCGGGGAGATCGCGGTCCGGGTGATCCGGACGTTGCGACAGCTCGGGATCCGCTCGGTCGCGGTCTACTCGGACGCGGACGCCGGCGCGCGCCACGTCCGCGAGGCCGACGCCGCGGTCCGGATCGGCCCGGCGCCCGCGCGTGAGTCGTACCTGAACCCCGCCGCGGTGCTGGCCGCCGCCTGGGCGACCGGCGCCCGCGCGATCCACCCGGGCTACGGCTTCCTCTCCGAGAACGCGGCGTTCGCCGCCGCCTGCGCCGACACCGGCATCGTCTTCGTCGGCCCGCCGGTGCGGGCGGTCGAGGTGATGGGCGACAAGATCGCCGCGAAGCGCGCGATGATCGAGGCGGGTGTGCCGGTGGTCCCCGGCCGGGCCGAGCCCGGAATGGACGAGGCGGCCCTGGCCGCGGCCGCCGAGGAGATCGGGTTCCCGGTGCTGATCAAGCCGTCGGCCGGCGGCGGTGGCAAGGGCATGCGCGTCGTGCGCTCGGCGGACGAACTGGGCGACGCGATCGCGTCGGCCCGCCGCGAGGCGGCGAACGCGTTCGGCGACGACACCCTGTTCCTGGAGCGATACGTCGACCGCCCCCGGCACATCGAGGTGCAGGTCCTCGCCGACGCCCACGGCAACGTCATCCACCTCGGCGAACGCGAGTGCAGCCTTCAGCGACGCCACCAGAAGATCATCGAGGAGGCGCCGTCGGCGCTGCTCGGCGCGCACCCGGAGGGCGCGGCGACCCGGAAGCGGATCGGCGCCGCCGCCGTCACCGCCGCCGCGGCCGTCGGCTACGTCGGGGCCGGCACGGTCGAGTTCATCGTCGCTGGCGACGAACCGGAGACGTTCTACTTCCTGGAGATGAACACCCGGCTGCAGGTCGAGCACCCGGTCACCGAGCTGGTCACCGGCGTCGACCTGGTCGCCGAGCAGCTGCGCGTCGCCGCCGGCGAGCCGCTGCGGCTGCGCCAGGCCGACGTCATCCTCACCGGCCACGCCGTCGAGGCCCGCGTCTACGCCGAGGACGCGTCCCGCGGCTTCCTGCCGACGGGTGGGGAGATCCTCGCCCTCGCGGAGCCCGCGGGCGAGGGGGTGCGGGTCGACTCGGGGATCGCCCTCGGCTCGACGGTCGGCTCCGACTACGACCCGATGCTGGCGAAGGTGATCGCCTGGGCGCCGGACCGCGCGGGCGCCCTGCGCCGACTCGACACGGCGCTCGCCGGCACTGTGCTGCTCGGCGTGACCACCAACATCGGCTTCCTGCGCACCCTGCTGACCCACCCCGACGTCCGCGCGGGCGCGCTGGACACCGGCCTGGTCGAACGCCACCTCGCCGGTCTCACGACCACCCGCCACGCGGCGGCGGGCGCGGGCGGGATGGCGGGCGGGTCGGCGGGCGCCACCGACGGCGCCTGCGGCGGCGTCGGCGTCGGCGGCCCGCCGGCGGACGTGCTCGCCGTGTACGCGCTCGCGCAGCTGTCGCGGCTCGGCCCGGCGGGGCCGGTCGTCGACCCGTGGGACATCCCTTCGGGCTGGCGGGTCGGCGACGACGCCTGGCTGTCCTGGACGATCGACGCGGGCGGCGGCGCGCGCCACCGGGTGGACGTGCGCGGCACGCCTGCCGCGGCGTCGGTGCGCATCGACCGGCGGGCGCCGATCGCGGTGTCCGTCGCGGTTGCCGGCCCTGACCTGGCCGCCAAGGCGGAACGGCTGCTCGTCACGCTCGACGGCGTGACGACCAACTGGTACGTCACGGACGGCCCTACGACCCCCGGAGCGACCTCCGGCGTGCTGTGGGTCGGCACCGGCGGGGCCGCGTGGCCGCTCGCCGAGTGGGTACGCGAACCGGGTGCCGCCGCGGCGGCGGCCGGCGACGGGCAGGCCCGCAGCCCCATGCCTGGCACGGTCATCGCGGTCGACGTCGCCGCCGGTGACACCGTCACCGCGGGCCAACGGCTCGCCGTCGTCGAGGCGATGAAGATGGAGCACGCGGTCACCGCGCCGGTCACCGGCCTGGTCAAGGACGTGCTGGTCGACGTCGGAGCACGGGTCGACCTCGACGCCCTCCTCGCCGTCGTCGAGCCGGACACCGCCGAGCCGGACACCGCCGAGCCGGACACCGCCGAGCTGACCAGTAAGGAGCGCCACGATGCCTGA
- a CDS encoding acyl-CoA dehydrogenase family protein, which translates to MPDTRLTDEQEALRATVEQFAREVVAPVAAYHDETKTFPYKVVAQMGELGLFGLPFPEEYGGQGAEYFTLCLAIEELARVDSSVAITLEAGVGLGAMPIYRFGTEEQRLQWLPELTSGRALGAFGLTEPGAGSDAGGTRTTGRLEGDEWLINGSKAFITNSGTDITRVVTVTAVTDRSEAGKAEISTIIVPVPTPGFTAEPAYSKVGWHASDTHPLSFADVRVPAANLLGERGRGYANFLRILDEGRIAISALSVGLAQACVDESVKYAKERQAFGAPIGTYQGIRFKIAEMEARTHVARTAYYDAAARMLAGLPFKKEAAIAKLFSSEAAVTNAREATQIFGGYGFMNEYPVARHWRDAKILEIGEGTSEVQKMLIARHLGL; encoded by the coding sequence ATGCCTGACACCCGGCTCACCGACGAGCAGGAGGCGCTGCGGGCGACCGTCGAACAGTTCGCCCGCGAGGTCGTCGCGCCGGTCGCGGCCTACCACGACGAGACGAAGACGTTCCCCTACAAGGTCGTCGCCCAGATGGGCGAACTGGGGCTGTTCGGGCTGCCGTTCCCGGAGGAGTACGGCGGCCAGGGCGCCGAGTACTTCACGCTGTGCCTGGCGATCGAGGAGCTTGCGCGGGTCGACTCGTCGGTCGCGATCACCCTGGAGGCGGGCGTCGGGCTCGGCGCGATGCCGATCTACCGGTTCGGGACCGAGGAGCAGCGCCTCCAGTGGCTGCCGGAGCTGACGAGCGGGCGCGCGCTCGGCGCGTTCGGCCTGACCGAGCCCGGCGCCGGCAGCGACGCGGGCGGCACCCGCACCACCGGCCGCCTCGAGGGCGACGAATGGCTGATCAACGGCTCGAAGGCGTTCATCACCAACTCGGGCACCGACATCACCCGCGTCGTCACCGTCACCGCCGTCACCGACCGCTCCGAGGCGGGCAAGGCCGAAATCTCCACGATCATCGTTCCGGTCCCGACACCCGGCTTCACCGCCGAGCCCGCGTACTCCAAGGTCGGCTGGCATGCCTCCGACACCCACCCGCTGTCCTTCGCCGACGTGCGGGTGCCGGCGGCGAACCTGCTCGGCGAGCGCGGCCGCGGCTACGCGAACTTCCTGCGAATCCTCGACGAGGGCCGGATCGCGATCTCGGCGCTGTCCGTCGGCCTCGCGCAGGCCTGCGTCGACGAGTCGGTGAAGTACGCGAAGGAGCGCCAGGCGTTCGGTGCCCCGATCGGCACCTACCAGGGGATCCGGTTCAAGATCGCCGAGATGGAGGCGCGGACGCACGTCGCCCGCACCGCCTACTACGACGCCGCGGCCAGAATGCTCGCCGGCCTGCCCTTCAAGAAGGAGGCGGCGATCGCCAAGCTGTTCTCCTCGGAGGCGGCGGTGACGAACGCCCGCGAGGCGACCCAGATCTTCGGGGGCTACGGCTTCATGAACGAGTACCCGGTCGCCCGCCACTGGCGTGACGCCAAGATCCTGGAAATCGGCGAGGGCACGTCGGAAGTCCAGAAGATGCTCATAGCCCGCCACCTGGGCCTGTAG
- the hpnH gene encoding adenosyl-hopene transferase HpnH has protein sequence MSIPRRQAIKIGAYILKQRLAGRTKFPITLELEPLFACNLACVGCGKIQHPADILKQRMPVEQALAAVDECGAPVVCLAGGEPLMHPQVEEIVAGLVQRKKFIFLCTNALLLPKKIDKLRPSPYLSLAVHIDGLEERHDASVAKQGVFAQAVDAIRDAQRRGFRVTTNTTFFNTDTPQTVMEVLDYLNNDLKVDGMMLSPAYAYEKAPGQDKFMGVEETRNLFREAFAGGRRDRWRINHSPLYLDFLEGKVDFPCTAWGIPSYSLLGWQKPCYLMGDGYAKSYQELLETTDWEAYGRGRDPRCDNCMAHCGYEPTALSATMASLRESIRAASSSAAPAVLPSLLGGTRKRATVAVPRQASPAAADAPEKIGA, from the coding sequence ATGAGTATTCCCCGGCGTCAGGCGATCAAAATCGGCGCGTACATTCTCAAGCAGCGGCTCGCGGGTCGGACGAAGTTTCCGATCACGCTGGAGCTGGAACCGCTGTTCGCCTGTAACCTCGCCTGCGTGGGCTGCGGAAAGATCCAGCACCCCGCGGACATCCTGAAGCAGCGCATGCCGGTCGAGCAGGCGCTCGCGGCGGTGGACGAGTGCGGCGCGCCGGTGGTGTGCCTGGCGGGCGGCGAGCCGCTCATGCACCCGCAGGTCGAGGAGATCGTCGCCGGACTGGTGCAGCGGAAGAAGTTCATCTTCCTGTGCACCAACGCGCTGCTCCTGCCAAAGAAGATCGACAAGCTGCGGCCGTCGCCGTACCTGTCGCTCGCGGTGCACATCGACGGCCTCGAGGAGCGCCACGACGCGTCGGTGGCGAAGCAGGGTGTCTTCGCCCAGGCCGTGGACGCCATCAGGGACGCCCAGCGGCGCGGATTCCGGGTCACCACCAACACGACTTTCTTCAACACCGACACCCCGCAGACCGTGATGGAGGTGCTCGACTACCTCAACAACGACCTGAAGGTCGACGGGATGATGCTGTCGCCGGCCTACGCGTACGAGAAGGCGCCTGGCCAGGACAAGTTCATGGGCGTCGAGGAGACCCGGAATCTGTTCCGCGAGGCATTCGCCGGCGGCCGCCGCGACCGCTGGCGGATCAACCACTCGCCGCTGTACCTCGACTTCCTCGAGGGCAAGGTCGACTTTCCCTGCACCGCTTGGGGAATTCCGTCCTACTCGCTGCTCGGCTGGCAGAAGCCCTGCTATCTGATGGGCGACGGATACGCCAAGTCCTACCAGGAACTGCTGGAGACCACGGACTGGGAGGCGTACGGCCGGGGCCGCGACCCGCGCTGCGACAACTGCATGGCGCACTGCGGCTACGAGCCGACCGCGCTCTCCGCGACCATGGCGTCGCTACGCGAGTCGATCCGCGCCGCCAGCAGCTCCGCCGCCCCGGCCGTCCTGCCGTCCCTGCTCGGCGGCACCCGCAAGCGCGCGACCGTGGCCGTCCCCCGGCAGGCGTCGCCGGCAGCGGCCGACGCGCCCGAAAAGATCGGCGCCTAG
- a CDS encoding proline--tRNA ligase, whose protein sequence is MHAPSRVHFLSRVLVRTLRDDPAEAETTNHRLLVRGGYIRKTTAGVYSYLPLGLRVLRKIEDVVREEMTAAGCQELLMPALMPRELWERTGRWDRYGDLMFRVTDRRGSELCLGPTHEELVTSLVAGEIESYRDLPLRVFQIQTKYRDELRPRAGLLRSRDFVMKDAYSFHDGQDSLRETYRAMYHAYERVFTRCGLRFRAVRAQAGEIGGDVNHEFMAPTEVGEDLVVHSPGGTYAANLEAATCARPAPVEPGTRPLRRAHTPGARSVDEVAGFLEIPANQVLKCLLYKIPAGEGTEVVAVLCPGDREVNEHKLARVLGAAPVLLDAADFAGYPALVRGHVGPVGLAPHVGRIVADHHVAAGRDWCAGANELDHHLTGCNRGRDFEPDEWADIVDVRAGDPSPDGAGPLAVERAVEIGHIFQLGTRYTVPLEATFLDAAGKDLPMVMGCYGIGISRLLSVVVEQHHDEHGVIWPAPLAPYDVQVIPLGRKVDAAVVRAVTDALAEAGLDVLVDDRPGGSAGVRFADADLIGCPYQVIVGRRAAEGIVELRTRDRSIVTETSVDDLAAVLAAVLARLHDARRAPVSRA, encoded by the coding sequence ATGCACGCGCCTTCCCGCGTCCATTTTCTTTCCCGTGTCCTCGTCCGGACGCTTCGCGACGACCCGGCCGAGGCCGAGACGACCAACCACCGGTTGCTGGTGCGCGGCGGATACATCCGCAAGACCACCGCCGGCGTGTACAGCTACCTGCCACTCGGGCTACGCGTCCTGCGCAAGATCGAAGACGTCGTGCGCGAGGAGATGACGGCTGCCGGGTGCCAGGAGCTGCTGATGCCGGCGCTGATGCCCCGCGAACTGTGGGAACGCACCGGCCGGTGGGACCGCTACGGCGACCTGATGTTCCGCGTGACGGATCGCAGGGGTAGCGAGCTCTGCCTGGGCCCGACGCACGAGGAGCTGGTCACCAGCCTGGTCGCGGGCGAGATCGAAAGCTACCGCGACCTGCCGCTGCGGGTCTTCCAGATCCAGACCAAGTACCGCGACGAGCTGCGGCCGCGCGCCGGTCTCCTGCGCTCCCGGGACTTCGTCATGAAGGACGCCTACAGCTTCCACGACGGTCAGGACTCGCTGCGCGAGACCTACCGGGCCATGTACCACGCCTACGAGCGGGTCTTCACGCGCTGTGGGTTGCGGTTCCGCGCCGTCCGGGCGCAGGCCGGCGAGATCGGCGGCGACGTGAACCACGAGTTCATGGCGCCCACCGAGGTCGGTGAGGACCTCGTCGTCCACTCGCCCGGGGGCACCTACGCCGCGAACCTGGAGGCGGCGACCTGCGCCCGGCCGGCGCCGGTCGAACCGGGTACCCGTCCACTGCGCCGCGCTCACACGCCGGGGGCACGCAGCGTCGACGAGGTGGCAGGGTTCCTCGAGATCCCGGCGAACCAGGTCCTGAAGTGCCTGCTCTACAAGATCCCGGCGGGCGAAGGGACAGAGGTCGTGGCCGTGCTGTGCCCGGGAGACCGCGAGGTCAACGAGCACAAGCTCGCGCGAGTGCTCGGCGCGGCGCCCGTCCTCCTGGACGCCGCGGACTTCGCCGGGTACCCGGCCCTGGTGCGCGGGCATGTCGGCCCGGTCGGGCTCGCTCCCCACGTCGGCAGGATCGTCGCGGACCATCACGTGGCGGCCGGCCGTGACTGGTGCGCCGGCGCGAACGAGCTCGACCACCATCTGACCGGCTGTAACCGGGGGCGCGACTTCGAGCCGGACGAGTGGGCCGACATCGTCGACGTCCGTGCCGGTGACCCGTCTCCGGATGGCGCCGGGCCCCTCGCGGTCGAGCGCGCCGTCGAGATCGGACACATCTTCCAGCTCGGCACCAGGTACACCGTGCCGCTGGAGGCGACGTTCCTGGACGCGGCGGGCAAGGACCTGCCGATGGTGATGGGCTGCTACGGGATCGGAATCAGCCGCCTCCTGTCGGTCGTGGTCGAGCAGCACCACGACGAGCACGGCGTCATCTGGCCGGCGCCCCTCGCGCCCTACGACGTCCAGGTGATCCCGCTGGGCCGCAAGGTCGACGCGGCCGTCGTCCGGGCCGTCACCGACGCGCTCGCGGAAGCCGGTCTCGACGTGCTCGTCGACGACCGCCCGGGCGGCTCCGCCGGCGTCCGGTTCGCCGACGCCGACCTCATCGGCTGCCCCTACCAGGTCATCGTCGGTCGCCGCGCGGCCGAGGGCATCGTCGAGCTCCGGACCCGCGACCGTTCGATCGTCACCGAGACCTCCGTCGACGACCTCGCCGCCGTCCTTGCCGCCGTCCTTGCCCGACTCCACGACGCCCGCCGAGCTCCGGTCTCCCGGGCGTAG